A stretch of the Neisseria sp. DTU_2020_1000833_1_SI_GRL_NUU_006 genome encodes the following:
- a CDS encoding fimbria/pilus outer membrane usher protein → MLCFYALPSPAQDVLTQAAPAAYEQAWLTVYPQVKVNGSIRDGIEPFMSRNGVLYARPESLRAYGITLPDAEAAEAGKNGVVPEIQDSASTPGAGVWFELSAIPGLQAKYDAAAQTLDLTAPLEWQPDLKTARIGALQENRYAIAKPGFAAVLNYDANISRNRSGNGTQGVFGEMRLSTPWGYLNHTQFANRSRNKESGSRGNTARLDTYWRTVWPEQGISLTVGDTLTGQIGSWGGTRIGGIKISRTYNTRPWKQTAPLRSYLGKSTLPGTVDLYLDGVKQMSRDIEAGEYELILPPSISGRSNAQVVATDVLGRTVVVDMPLYGGSGLLAKGLNEWSFEAGYVRRDYGIRSAKYQSDPAASGTLRYGVSNTLTAQIHGEAARGYRQAGIAADTVLGSLGQLNLNYAESRFAGKTGRRGSAFFSTQWDRLSFSAGASRTNGQFAELGDTAYSADFFKATRHPATSASASAGWSSDKLGSFSLSYVHSHTEGSPADGVGSFGWSRSFKNRTSLYAGANKNFRNRRELSFHAGISVSLDNGYSTSAGISRNKHNNSYQATLNKTSSGMGSTSWGIGWQQNDNANGSRSNTFNGNIRHQNTYGDGWANVYSQSGNSNWNAGWRGGLVLMGGSLFATRQVNDSFAVVSTGDMADVPIRAGGMPVGKTNRKGLALIPSLSAYQKNTVSVDIAELPLDVQLEHTVAEIAPPERSGMRVEFKIQRTRAATMTLKDAQNQLLPSGGSITAEDGTPAAVTGFDGKTYIENMKEGRNRFTVILPENGGTCTFEADYPETHNPDSIPELGDIICR, encoded by the coding sequence ATGCTGTGTTTCTACGCCCTGCCCTCTCCTGCTCAAGACGTCCTGACGCAGGCAGCACCTGCTGCCTACGAGCAGGCATGGCTGACTGTTTACCCGCAGGTCAAAGTCAACGGCAGCATACGCGACGGTATCGAACCCTTCATGTCGCGCAACGGCGTGCTGTATGCGCGCCCCGAATCCCTGCGCGCCTACGGCATTACCCTGCCCGACGCAGAAGCTGCCGAAGCAGGCAAAAACGGCGTTGTGCCTGAAATTCAGGACAGCGCATCCACACCCGGCGCGGGCGTATGGTTCGAACTCTCCGCCATCCCCGGCTTGCAGGCGAAATACGATGCCGCCGCGCAAACCCTTGACCTCACCGCCCCCCTCGAATGGCAGCCCGACCTGAAAACCGCCCGAATCGGCGCATTGCAGGAAAACCGCTACGCCATCGCCAAACCCGGCTTTGCCGCCGTTCTGAACTATGACGCCAATATCTCGCGCAACCGCTCCGGCAACGGCACGCAGGGCGTTTTCGGCGAAATGCGCCTGAGTACGCCTTGGGGCTATCTGAACCACACCCAATTTGCCAACCGTAGCCGCAACAAAGAAAGCGGCTCCCGCGGCAACACCGCCCGCCTGGATACCTACTGGCGCACCGTCTGGCCCGAACAAGGCATATCGCTGACCGTCGGCGACACCCTGACCGGACAAATCGGCTCATGGGGCGGCACACGCATCGGCGGTATCAAAATCTCCCGCACTTACAACACCCGCCCATGGAAACAAACCGCCCCACTGCGCTCCTACCTCGGTAAAAGCACCCTGCCCGGCACGGTCGACCTCTACCTCGACGGCGTCAAACAAATGAGCCGCGACATCGAAGCGGGCGAATACGAACTCATCCTGCCGCCGTCCATCAGCGGCCGCAGCAACGCCCAAGTCGTCGCCACCGACGTACTGGGGCGCACCGTCGTCGTCGATATGCCGCTTTACGGCGGCAGCGGACTTTTGGCAAAAGGCTTGAACGAATGGTCGTTTGAAGCAGGCTACGTCCGCCGCGATTACGGCATCCGTTCCGCCAAATACCAATCCGACCCCGCCGCCTCCGGCACGCTGCGTTACGGCGTCAGCAATACCCTGACCGCCCAAATCCATGGTGAGGCTGCGCGCGGCTACCGTCAGGCGGGCATTGCCGCCGACACCGTATTGGGTTCGCTCGGACAACTCAATCTTAATTATGCCGAAAGCCGCTTTGCGGGCAAAACAGGACGGCGCGGCAGCGCGTTTTTCAGCACCCAATGGGACAGGCTCTCCTTCAGCGCGGGCGCAAGTCGTACCAACGGGCAATTTGCCGAACTGGGCGATACCGCATACAGCGCAGACTTTTTCAAAGCCACCCGCCATCCCGCCACATCCGCCTCCGCATCCGCAGGCTGGAGCAGCGACAAACTCGGCTCATTCAGCCTTTCCTACGTCCATTCCCACACAGAAGGCAGCCCCGCCGACGGCGTAGGCTCGTTCGGCTGGAGCCGCAGCTTCAAAAACCGTACCTCGCTCTACGCCGGCGCCAATAAAAACTTCCGCAACAGGCGCGAACTGAGTTTCCACGCAGGCATCTCCGTCAGCCTCGACAACGGCTATTCGACCTCCGCAGGCATCAGCAGAAACAAACACAACAACAGTTATCAGGCAACCCTGAACAAAACCAGCAGCGGCATGGGCAGCACCAGCTGGGGCATAGGCTGGCAGCAAAACGACAACGCAAACGGCAGCCGCAGCAATACCTTCAACGGCAACATACGCCATCAAAACACCTACGGCGACGGCTGGGCAAACGTTTACAGCCAAAGCGGCAACAGCAACTGGAACGCAGGCTGGAGGGGCGGTCTCGTCCTCATGGGCGGCAGCCTCTTCGCCACCCGCCAAGTCAACGACAGTTTTGCCGTCGTCAGCACCGGCGATATGGCGGACGTCCCCATCCGCGCAGGCGGCATGCCCGTAGGCAAAACCAACCGCAAGGGACTGGCACTGATCCCCAGCCTCTCCGCCTACCAAAAAAACACTGTCAGCGTCGATATCGCCGAATTGCCGCTGGACGTCCAGCTTGAACACACTGTCGCCGAAATCGCTCCGCCCGAACGCTCGGGCATGCGCGTCGAATTCAAAATCCAGCGTACCCGCGCCGCCACCATGACGCTGAAAGACGCACAAAACCAATTACTCCCGAGCGGCGGCAGCATTACTGCCGAAGACGGCACACCGGCAGCCGTAACCGGCTTTGATGGCAAAACATATATTGAAAACATGAAAGAAGGTAGAAACCGCTTCACCGTCATCCTCCCCGAAAACGGTGGCACTTGCACCTTCGAAGCGGACTACCCTGAAACACACAATCCGGATTCCATCCCGGAACTGGGAGACATCATATGCAGATAA
- a CDS encoding molecular chaperone yields the protein MQKAISTLVGMLTAAAVLQSHAAGLQVSPTSLSLPAKQRAGIFTLGNKGTEPLTAQVRVFRWSQDENGGEILEPTDTVIASPPMIKLEAGAQQQFRVMRVKPSDKQAEEAYRLIVDELPAPDLKPQKGIQLVMRYSLPLFVNVQNNTEPKLQWRAEKAANGKTVLVAENTGNAHAQLSNITFQTTSAKDALMLASGLAGYVLPGNTWKRELEVSPASLNPGRLNATVNGMPIQTEVRFAVP from the coding sequence ATGCAAAAAGCAATCAGCACACTTGTCGGTATGCTGACGGCGGCAGCGGTTTTACAGAGCCATGCCGCCGGCTTGCAAGTCAGTCCGACATCTTTGTCCCTGCCCGCCAAACAGCGGGCGGGCATTTTTACTTTGGGAAATAAGGGTACAGAGCCGTTGACGGCGCAGGTACGCGTATTCCGCTGGTCGCAGGACGAAAACGGCGGAGAGATACTCGAACCTACCGATACCGTCATTGCCAGCCCGCCCATGATCAAGCTGGAAGCAGGTGCGCAACAACAATTCCGCGTGATGCGTGTCAAACCGTCCGACAAACAGGCTGAAGAAGCCTACCGCTTGATTGTGGACGAGCTGCCCGCTCCTGATTTGAAACCGCAAAAAGGCATTCAGTTGGTAATGCGCTACTCGCTACCGCTGTTTGTCAACGTTCAAAACAATACCGAACCGAAGCTGCAATGGCGTGCGGAAAAAGCCGCGAACGGCAAAACGGTTTTGGTTGCCGAAAATACAGGCAATGCCCATGCGCAACTGAGCAATATCACTTTTCAGACGACCTCCGCCAAAGACGCATTGATGCTGGCAAGCGGTCTGGCGGGCTACGTCCTGCCGGGCAACACTTGGAAACGCGAATTGGAAGTTTCCCCCGCTTCCCTGAATCCAGGTCGTCTGAATGCCACGGTAAACGGTATGCCGATCCAAACGGAGGTACGGTTTGCCGTCCCATGA
- a CDS encoding spore coat protein U domain-containing protein, giving the protein MKTRFTLTSLALASLMMMGNAAMAAVVPSNTDAYFNVKLKLTGSCEVFTVESGKSSAISAEDDATAGADINFGTHIAKSSSEELSQGNVGQATNNIQVNCSKNTVFQVALEPSNTNAEGTGSMSGLKGTNQDKIAYQLYKPTVSDSGDETISNTISANKWGKGSNALTLTGKGLSTPIMLPVFAKVPQNELSDKTPDTYQDRVKVTLTY; this is encoded by the coding sequence ATGAAAACCCGTTTTACTTTAACTTCTCTGGCTCTGGCTTCTCTCATGATGATGGGCAATGCTGCAATGGCTGCTGTTGTTCCTAGCAACACAGATGCTTATTTCAATGTCAAATTGAAACTGACAGGTTCTTGCGAAGTCTTTACCGTTGAAAGCGGCAAATCAAGCGCAATTTCAGCCGAAGACGACGCTACTGCCGGTGCAGACATTAATTTCGGTACTCACATTGCAAAAAGCAGCAGCGAAGAGTTGTCTCAAGGCAACGTTGGCCAAGCAACAAACAATATCCAAGTTAATTGCAGCAAAAACACTGTGTTCCAAGTAGCCTTAGAACCGAGCAATACCAATGCAGAAGGCACTGGTTCGATGAGCGGGTTGAAGGGCACCAACCAAGATAAAATCGCTTATCAACTCTACAAACCGACTGTCAGCGATTCAGGAGATGAAACGATTAGCAACACCATTTCAGCCAACAAATGGGGTAAAGGCAGCAACGCGCTGACTCTGACTGGCAAAGGTTTGAGCACTCCCATCATGCTGCCTGTTTTTGCCAAAGTTCCACAAAATGAACTCTCTGACAAAACCCCTGACACCTACCAAGACCGCGTAAAAGTAACCCTGACCTACTAA
- the tmk gene encoding dTMP kinase → MKPKFITLDGIDGAGKSTNLAVIRQWFESHNLPVLFTREPGGTPVGEALRGILLNPATKAGLRAETLMMFAARQQHLEDVILPALADGVHVVSDRFTDATFAYQGGGRGVPLQDIEMLENWVQGGFGPDLTLLLDVPLEVSMARIGQTREKDRFEQEQADFFTRVRAVYLERAAAHPERYAIIDSNRSLEEVRTDIEYALARSFGMDI, encoded by the coding sequence ATGAAACCCAAATTCATCACTCTGGACGGCATAGACGGCGCGGGCAAATCGACCAATCTTGCCGTTATCCGCCAATGGTTCGAATCCCATAATCTTCCCGTATTGTTCACCCGTGAGCCGGGCGGTACGCCTGTTGGCGAGGCTTTGCGCGGAATTTTGCTGAATCCTGCGACAAAAGCAGGGCTGCGCGCGGAGACGTTAATGATGTTTGCCGCGCGGCAGCAGCATCTTGAAGACGTTATCCTGCCTGCTTTGGCGGACGGCGTTCATGTTGTTTCCGATCGTTTTACCGATGCAACTTTCGCGTATCAGGGCGGCGGTCGCGGCGTTCCTCTGCAAGATATTGAAATGTTGGAAAATTGGGTGCAGGGCGGGTTTGGTCCTGATTTGACGTTGCTGTTGGACGTGCCGCTGGAGGTATCGATGGCGCGTATCGGACAGACGCGTGAGAAAGACCGTTTTGAGCAGGAACAGGCGGATTTTTTCACCCGCGTGCGTGCTGTTTATCTCGAACGCGCCGCCGCGCATCCCGAGCGCTATGCGATTATCGATAGCAACCGGAGTTTGGAAGAGGTAAGGACTGATATTGAATATGCGCTGGCGCGCAGTTTCGGCATGGATATTTAA
- a CDS encoding malic enzyme-like NAD(P)-binding protein → MENSLKEAALKFHEFPVPGKVSVTPTKSLDTSKDLALAYSPGVAAPCMEIHADPQNAYKYTAKGNLVAVISNGTAVLGLGDIGALAGKPVMEGKGVLFKKFAGVDVFDIEIDEKDPQKLVDIIAALEPTFGGINLEDIKAPECFYVERELRKRCKIPVFHDDQHGTAIITAAAVLNALRFTGRKIEEATLVCSGAGAAAIACLNQLLDLGLKRENVTVCDSKGVIYKTREDKDRMDESKQFYAIEDNGQRVLADAVKGKDIFLGLSGANLLTPEMLNTMNDKPIVFAMANPNPEILPPLAKETRPDVVIGTGRSDFPNQVNNVLCFPFIFRGALDVGATTINEEMKRACVYALADLAKEEVTEEVVAAYGKKFEFGAEYLIPTPFDSRLLPRVASAAAKAAMESGVATRPIADLEAYAAKLSEWKL, encoded by the coding sequence ATGGAAAACTCATTGAAAGAAGCCGCACTGAAATTTCACGAATTCCCCGTGCCGGGCAAAGTCTCCGTTACCCCCACTAAATCGCTGGACACTTCCAAAGACTTGGCTTTGGCGTACTCGCCGGGCGTAGCGGCTCCTTGTATGGAAATCCATGCCGATCCGCAAAATGCGTACAAATACACCGCCAAAGGCAACTTGGTTGCTGTAATTTCCAACGGTACCGCCGTTTTGGGCTTGGGCGACATCGGCGCATTGGCAGGCAAACCTGTGATGGAAGGCAAGGGCGTATTGTTCAAAAAATTCGCCGGCGTAGATGTGTTCGACATCGAAATCGATGAAAAAGACCCGCAAAAACTGGTGGACATCATCGCCGCATTGGAGCCGACTTTCGGCGGTATCAACCTCGAAGATATCAAAGCGCCTGAGTGCTTCTACGTTGAACGCGAATTGCGCAAACGCTGCAAAATCCCCGTATTCCACGATGACCAGCACGGTACCGCCATCATCACCGCCGCCGCCGTATTGAATGCCCTGCGTTTTACCGGCCGTAAAATTGAGGAAGCGACTTTGGTTTGCTCCGGCGCGGGTGCGGCTGCGATTGCCTGCTTGAACCAACTGCTCGACTTGGGTCTGAAACGCGAAAACGTTACCGTTTGCGACTCCAAAGGCGTGATTTACAAAACCCGCGAAGACAAAGACCGTATGGACGAGTCCAAACAGTTCTACGCCATTGAAGACAACGGTCAACGCGTGCTTGCCGATGCCGTAAAAGGCAAAGACATCTTCTTGGGTCTCTCTGGCGCGAACCTGCTGACGCCTGAAATGTTGAACACTATGAACGACAAGCCTATCGTGTTCGCCATGGCAAACCCGAATCCCGAAATCCTGCCTCCGCTGGCGAAAGAAACCCGTCCGGACGTGGTCATCGGTACCGGCCGTTCCGACTTCCCGAATCAAGTGAACAACGTATTGTGCTTCCCGTTCATCTTCCGCGGCGCGTTGGATGTCGGCGCGACGACCATCAACGAAGAAATGAAACGTGCCTGCGTCTATGCTTTGGCGGATTTGGCGAAAGAAGAAGTAACCGAAGAAGTGGTTGCCGCATACGGTAAGAAATTTGAATTCGGTGCGGAATACCTGATTCCGACCCCGTTCGACTCCCGCCTGCTGCCGCGCGTTGCTTCGGCTGCCGCCAAAGCTGCAATGGAAAGCGGCGTGGCAACCCGTCCGATTGCAGACTTGGAAGCCTATGCTGCCAAACTGAGCGAATGGAAACTGTAA
- a CDS encoding HAD family hydrolase produces the protein MIQAVLFDLDGTLADTALDLGGALNTLLNRHGLPEKSMDEIRTQASHGAAGLLKLGAGITPDHPDYAQWRTEYLDEYDSRYAQDTALFDGVNELIAELDRRGIKWGIITNKPMRFTDKLVPKLGFVIPPAIVVSGDTCGESKPSVKPMLYACEQIHADPQHTVYVGDAERDMQAGRNAGMKTILADWGYIAAEDQTETWPFDHRIAAPSALLKIL, from the coding sequence ATGATACAAGCCGTATTGTTCGACCTCGACGGCACGCTCGCCGACACCGCCCTAGACCTCGGCGGCGCACTCAACACCCTGCTTAACCGCCACGGACTGCCCGAAAAAAGCATGGACGAAATCCGCACCCAAGCCAGCCACGGCGCAGCAGGGCTGCTCAAACTCGGCGCAGGCATCACCCCCGACCATCCCGACTACGCCCAATGGCGCACCGAATACCTCGACGAATACGACAGCCGCTACGCCCAAGACACCGCCCTCTTTGACGGTGTGAACGAACTCATCGCCGAACTCGACAGACGCGGCATCAAATGGGGCATCATCACCAACAAACCCATGCGCTTCACCGACAAACTTGTCCCCAAACTCGGCTTCGTCATCCCGCCCGCCATCGTCGTCAGCGGCGACACCTGCGGCGAATCCAAACCCAGCGTCAAACCCATGCTGTATGCGTGCGAACAAATCCATGCCGACCCGCAACACACGGTTTACGTCGGCGACGCCGAACGCGACATGCAGGCCGGACGCAACGCAGGCATGAAAACCATACTTGCCGACTGGGGCTATATCGCCGCCGAAGACCAAACCGAAACTTGGCCGTTCGACCACCGCATCGCAGCGCCTTCGGCATTGCTAAAGATTCTGTAA
- a CDS encoding cation diffusion facilitator family transporter, with the protein MSTHHHEHHHHAHAHTHTANKKVLRVSFIIIAAFMLLEAVGGWLTHSLALLSDAGHMFSDAFSLGVALWAFKLGEKETTLQKTFGYKRFEILTAMFNGLSLVVIAVLIFYEAVKRLLYPPEIATLGMLVISVVGLLVNIGVAVYMLKNSDTEANVNMRGAYLHVLSDLVGSIGAIAAAVLMMAFGWKWADPLASVFVAALVGRSGWSLLKQTLHILMEGAPENIHTDDLLAVIRNTDGVKSVHDLHVWTITSNINVLSCHIVVDGSMTVAESEQIAYRIEHELSHKNIGHCTIQIESEHHPHPDSVLCANETDGAHHHHH; encoded by the coding sequence ATGTCGACTCACCATCACGAACACCATCATCACGCACACGCCCACACGCATACCGCCAACAAAAAAGTATTGCGCGTGTCGTTCATCATCATCGCCGCCTTTATGCTGTTGGAGGCGGTCGGCGGCTGGCTGACCCACTCGCTCGCGCTGCTTTCCGACGCAGGACATATGTTCAGCGACGCATTTTCTTTGGGCGTGGCGTTGTGGGCGTTCAAACTCGGCGAAAAAGAAACCACGCTGCAAAAGACCTTCGGTTACAAACGTTTTGAAATCCTCACCGCCATGTTTAACGGCTTGTCGCTGGTGGTTATCGCCGTGCTGATTTTCTACGAAGCCGTCAAACGCCTGCTTTATCCGCCCGAAATCGCCACGCTGGGGATGCTCGTGATCAGCGTCGTCGGGCTGCTGGTCAACATCGGCGTGGCGGTTTACATGCTGAAAAACAGCGACACCGAAGCCAACGTCAACATGCGCGGCGCGTATTTGCACGTTTTAAGCGACCTTGTCGGCTCAATCGGCGCGATTGCCGCCGCCGTGCTCATGATGGCGTTCGGCTGGAAATGGGCGGACCCGCTCGCCAGCGTGTTCGTTGCCGCGCTGGTCGGACGCAGCGGCTGGAGTCTGCTCAAACAAACGCTGCACATCCTCATGGAAGGCGCGCCCGAAAACATCCACACCGACGACCTGCTCGCCGTCATCCGCAATACCGACGGCGTCAAATCCGTCCACGACTTACACGTCTGGACAATTACCAGCAATATCAACGTATTATCCTGCCACATCGTCGTGGACGGCAGCATGACCGTGGCCGAATCCGAGCAAATCGCCTACCGCATCGAACACGAGTTGTCCCACAAAAACATCGGACACTGCACCATCCAAATCGAAAGCGAACACCACCCGCATCCCGACAGCGTCTTGTGTGCCAACGAAACCGACGGCGCGCACCATCACCACCACTAA
- a CDS encoding ferritin-like domain-containing protein encodes MKPDIYALLELALLSDDPDEKGRLTDEAFAAVQNMDGAETNAAPLDFRHAGRPPKPVLVAPSQLTPRKMNTTEGYAAMLHAIAHIEFNAINLALDAAYRFRMLPFQFVRDWVRVAKEEVYHFRLMRERLRAFGFDYGDFEAHNHLWDMAYKTAYDPLLRMALVPRVLEARGLDVTPRIRAKVEQRGDSETCGVLDIIYRDEVGHVAIGNHWYQHLCRERGLEPVALFRSLIARYDMFIFRGYVNIEAREKAGFSRFELDMLEDFEQGLKQGKKVV; translated from the coding sequence ATGAAACCTGATATCTATGCTTTGCTGGAACTTGCCCTGCTTTCAGACGACCCCGATGAAAAAGGACGGCTGACGGACGAGGCGTTTGCCGCCGTTCAGAACATGGACGGGGCTGAAACAAACGCTGCGCCGCTGGACTTCCGCCACGCGGGAAGGCCGCCGAAGCCTGTTTTGGTCGCGCCGTCGCAACTGACGCCGCGCAAGATGAACACGACCGAAGGCTATGCGGCGATGCTGCACGCGATTGCGCATATCGAGTTCAACGCCATCAATCTGGCTTTGGACGCGGCATACCGCTTCCGCATGCTGCCGTTTCAGTTTGTGCGCGACTGGGTGCGGGTGGCGAAGGAAGAGGTGTACCACTTCCGCCTGATGCGCGAAAGGCTGCGCGCTTTCGGCTTCGATTACGGCGATTTCGAGGCGCACAACCATTTGTGGGACATGGCGTATAAAACCGCCTACGACCCGCTGTTGCGCATGGCGTTGGTGCCGCGCGTATTGGAAGCGCGCGGGCTGGACGTTACGCCTAGGATACGCGCGAAGGTGGAACAGCGCGGCGATTCGGAAACCTGCGGCGTGTTGGACATCATTTACCGCGACGAAGTGGGCCATGTCGCTATCGGCAACCATTGGTATCAACACCTCTGCCGCGAACGCGGTTTGGAACCTGTGGCCCTGTTCCGCAGTCTGATTGCCCGTTACGATATGTTTATCTTCCGCGGCTATGTGAACATCGAAGCGCGGGAAAAAGCGGGCTTCAGCCGCTTCGAATTGGATATGTTGGAAGATTTCGAACAGGGTTTGAAACAAGGCAAAAAGGTCGTCTGA
- the lolA gene encoding outer membrane lipoprotein chaperone LolA: MMKQHNLFKFLAASALTATIGFAQAGAVDALKKFNNDADGISGSFTQTVQGKKKTQTAHGTFKILRPGLFKWEYTKPYKQTIVGDGQTIWLYDVDLAQVTKSAQDQTIGDSPAAILSNKNALDSSYSLKEDGSSNGIDYVLATPKKNNAGYQYIRIGFKGDNLAAMQLKDSFGNQTSITFGGLNTKPNLSRGAFKFTPPKGVDVLSN; encoded by the coding sequence ATGATGAAACAACACAACCTGTTCAAATTCCTCGCCGCTTCCGCTTTGACCGCGACCATCGGTTTCGCACAGGCAGGCGCAGTGGATGCACTCAAGAAATTCAACAACGACGCCGACGGTATCAGCGGCAGCTTCACCCAAACCGTCCAAGGCAAAAAGAAAACCCAAACCGCACACGGCACTTTCAAAATCCTGCGTCCGGGCCTCTTCAAATGGGAATACACCAAACCCTACAAACAAACCATCGTAGGCGACGGTCAAACCATTTGGCTCTATGACGTTGATTTGGCACAAGTGACCAAGTCCGCCCAAGACCAAACCATCGGCGACAGCCCTGCCGCCATCCTTTCCAACAAAAACGCCCTTGACAGCAGCTACTCCCTCAAAGAAGACGGCTCGTCCAACGGCATCGACTACGTCTTGGCAACACCCAAGAAAAACAACGCCGGCTACCAATACATCCGCATCGGCTTCAAAGGCGACAACCTCGCTGCCATGCAGTTGAAAGACAGCTTCGGCAACCAAACCTCCATTACCTTCGGCGGCTTGAACACCAAGCCCAACCTCTCGCGCGGCGCATTCAAGTTCACCCCGCCCAAAGGCGTGGACGTGTTGAGCAACTGA
- the tehB gene encoding SAM-dependent methyltransferase TehB: MDGQMALFCYQELPVWQADEIPDALRAGHAFDEGEWVCLNVLQGRLKLTEADNASVELTAEDGDHMIAPQQQFTVEPLTDDTEIKLSLYCAAKDYFNKKYGMSATHSAVVAAENIVPAGKALDMGCGQGRNALFLGLKGFDVTAVDNNPQAVQNVNELARMEGLDVRALEYDLNAANLQDHFDYIVATVVFMFLHPRFVPQVIADMQAHTTPGGYNLIVSAMDTEDFPCPMPFPFKFKEGELREYYRDWEIVEYKEELGAMHAKDAAGNPIQFKFVTMLAKKPEA, from the coding sequence ATGGACGGACAAATGGCGCTTTTTTGCTATCAGGAACTGCCGGTTTGGCAGGCAGACGAGATTCCCGACGCGCTGCGGGCGGGTCATGCGTTTGACGAAGGGGAATGGGTTTGCCTGAACGTATTGCAAGGTCGTCTGAAATTGACGGAAGCTGATAATGCTTCTGTCGAGCTGACTGCCGAAGACGGAGATCACATGATCGCGCCGCAGCAACAGTTTACGGTCGAGCCTTTGACGGACGACACGGAAATCAAGCTCTCGCTTTATTGCGCGGCAAAAGATTATTTCAATAAGAAATACGGCATGAGCGCGACCCATTCGGCGGTAGTGGCGGCTGAAAATATCGTTCCTGCGGGCAAGGCTTTGGATATGGGCTGCGGTCAGGGGCGCAATGCGCTGTTTTTAGGTTTGAAGGGATTTGACGTAACCGCCGTGGACAACAATCCGCAGGCGGTTCAAAACGTCAACGAGTTGGCGCGTATGGAAGGCTTGGACGTGCGGGCGTTGGAATATGATTTGAATGCCGCCAACCTTCAAGACCATTTCGACTATATTGTCGCGACGGTTGTGTTTATGTTCCTGCATCCGCGCTTCGTGCCGCAAGTGATTGCCGATATGCAGGCGCACACCACCCCCGGCGGCTACAACCTGATTGTTTCGGCGATGGACACCGAAGACTTCCCCTGCCCCATGCCTTTTCCGTTTAAATTTAAAGAAGGCGAGTTGCGCGAATACTACCGCGACTGGGAGATTGTCGAATACAAGGAAGAACTCGGCGCCATGCACGCGAAAGACGCGGCGGGCAATCCGATACAGTTTAAGTTTGTTACCATGTTGGCGAAAAAGCCTGAGGCATAA
- the rnhA gene encoding ribonuclease HI, with translation MDDTVYLYTDGACKGNPGAGGWGVLMRYRNHEKELCGGEAETTNNRMELTAVIEGLKALKRPCRVVICTDSQYVKNGMEGWIHGWKKNGWKTAAKKPVKNDDLWKELDALSHKHKLQWTWVKGHAGHSENEKADALANQGAARFLQPSS, from the coding sequence ATGGACGATACCGTTTACCTTTATACAGACGGAGCCTGCAAAGGCAATCCGGGGGCAGGGGGGTGGGGAGTATTGATGCGCTACCGAAATCATGAAAAAGAATTGTGCGGCGGCGAGGCCGAAACCACGAACAACCGAATGGAGCTGACCGCCGTCATAGAAGGGCTGAAAGCGCTCAAACGCCCGTGCCGCGTCGTGATTTGTACTGACTCGCAATACGTCAAAAACGGTATGGAAGGCTGGATACACGGCTGGAAGAAAAACGGCTGGAAAACCGCCGCCAAAAAACCGGTGAAAAACGACGATTTGTGGAAAGAACTCGATGCCTTGTCGCATAAACACAAATTACAGTGGACGTGGGTGAAAGGCCACGCGGGGCATTCCGAAAACGAAAAGGCGGACGCATTGGCGAACCAGGGAGCGGCACGGTTCCTTCAACCCTCGTCCTGA